In Oreochromis aureus strain Israel breed Guangdong linkage group 20, ZZ_aureus, whole genome shotgun sequence, the following are encoded in one genomic region:
- the ptpn18 gene encoding tyrosine-protein phosphatase non-receptor type 18 isoform X2, protein MDLLPSLLSRLKTVDPRTVDQEYSMVRSRSLGFKKELGLTSEAGALKENIKKNRYKDILPYDQSRVELSLPTADSTSDYINASFIKGAAGDCKYIACQGPLSSTVTDFWRMIWQYNVKVIVMACREIEMGKRKCECYWAAAHQSASFGPFTVSNEETHPNEDIVVRNLTVTFQQASRSVIQYQFLSWPDHDVPYESAGVLDMLERTRSSHGANVSPLLIHCSAGCGRTGVICALDYIHDLLVTKKITSDFSILNIVLELRTQRPSTVQTKDQFQFIYTAAISMFEQFLQRSEEQVYSNLQTKKTTTAASSSNRLSQQVVMNDTYAVVNKPKHAHPPSSAPTYSAVPPSRSNIGSRTMPTSHHYDNDPKSASAAPIYSTVKPRAKQQSLPPSMTPIYDIASPTGQKPGEGSDYQLVAVKQSSLDVNDYEDISSSVSDVTSFCSPGSIGFNCRIQKPRGPRDPPAEWTRVER, encoded by the exons ATGGTGCGTTCACGGTCTTTGGGGTTTAAGAAGGAGCTGGGCTTGACGTCTGAGGCTGGAGCTCTGAAGGAAAACATCAAGAAGAACAGATATAAAGACATCCTGCCAT atgacCAGTCTCGGGTGGAGCTCTCTCTGCCGACCGCAGACTCCACCTCTGATTACATCAACGCCAGCTTCATCAAG GGGGCGGCAGGAGACTGCAAGTACATTGCCTGTCAGGGGCCCCTCAGCTCCACTGTGACTGATTTCTGGAGGATGATCTGGCAGTACAACGTCAAG GTGATAGTCATGGCCTGCAGAGAGATAGAGATGGGAAAG AGAAAGTGTGAGTGTTACTGGGCTGCAGCTCACCAGTCGGCTTCATTTGGACCATTTACTGTCAGCAAT GAGGAGACACATCCCAATGAAGATATAGTGGTGAGAAATCTGACCGTCACATTCCAGCAG gccAGCCGGTCAGTGATTCAGTATCAGTTCCTTTCGTGGCCGGATCATGACGTTCCCTACGAGAGTGCTGGAGTCctggacatgctggagagaacCAGGAGCAGCCATGGAGCCAACGTCTCACCTCTGCTGATACAttgcag cgCAGGCTGTGGGAGGACAGGAGTCATCTGTGCTCTAGACTACATCCATGACCTGCTGGTTACCAAG AAGATCACGTCGGACTTCAGCATCTTGAACATCGTCCTGGAGCTCAGGACACAGAGACCCTCAACAGTGCAAACTAAA GATCAGTTCCAGTTCATCTACACAGCTGCCATCTCTATGTTTGAACAATTCCTGCAGAGATCTGAGGAGCAGGTCtacagcaacctacag acaaagaaaaccacaacagctgcatcTTCCAGCAACAG ATTATCACAGCAGGTTGTCATGAATGATACGTACGCTGTGGTCAACAAGCCCAAACACGCCCATCCGCCGTCATCGGCTCCCACCTACTCAGCTGTACCCCCGTCCAGATCCAATATTGGAAGCAG GACAATGCCCACCTCCCATCACTATGACAACGACCCCAAGAGCGCGTCAGCTGCTCCCATCTACAGCACCGTCAAACCCCGAGCTAAACAGCAGAGCCTGCCACCCTCAATGACACCCATCTATGACATAGCATCACCAACCGGTCAAAAGCCTGGGGAGGGCTCAGACTATCAGCTGGTTGCAG TTAAGCAGTCTTCACTGGACGTTAATGATTATGAAGATATTTCCTCTTCAGTCTCCGATGTGACCAGTTTCTGTTCGCCTGGTAGCATCG ggTTTAACTGTCGGATTCAGAAGCCCAGAGGACCCAGAGATCCTCCAGCTGAGTGGACTCGGGTGGAGAGATGA
- the ptpn18 gene encoding tyrosine-protein phosphatase non-receptor type 18 isoform X1 gives MDLLPSLLSRLKTVDPRTVDQEYSMVRSRSLGFKKELGLTSEAGALKENIKKNRYKDILPYDQSRVELSLPTADSTSDYINASFIKGAAGDCKYIACQGPLSSTVTDFWRMIWQYNVKVIVMACREIEMGKRKCECYWAAAHQSASFGPFTVSNQEETHPNEDIVVRNLTVTFQQASRSVIQYQFLSWPDHDVPYESAGVLDMLERTRSSHGANVSPLLIHCSAGCGRTGVICALDYIHDLLVTKKITSDFSILNIVLELRTQRPSTVQTKDQFQFIYTAAISMFEQFLQRSEEQVYSNLQTKKTTTAASSSNRLSQQVVMNDTYAVVNKPKHAHPPSSAPTYSAVPPSRSNIGSRTMPTSHHYDNDPKSASAAPIYSTVKPRAKQQSLPPSMTPIYDIASPTGQKPGEGSDYQLVAVKQSSLDVNDYEDISSSVSDVTSFCSPGSIGFNCRIQKPRGPRDPPAEWTRVER, from the exons ATGGTGCGTTCACGGTCTTTGGGGTTTAAGAAGGAGCTGGGCTTGACGTCTGAGGCTGGAGCTCTGAAGGAAAACATCAAGAAGAACAGATATAAAGACATCCTGCCAT atgacCAGTCTCGGGTGGAGCTCTCTCTGCCGACCGCAGACTCCACCTCTGATTACATCAACGCCAGCTTCATCAAG GGGGCGGCAGGAGACTGCAAGTACATTGCCTGTCAGGGGCCCCTCAGCTCCACTGTGACTGATTTCTGGAGGATGATCTGGCAGTACAACGTCAAG GTGATAGTCATGGCCTGCAGAGAGATAGAGATGGGAAAG AGAAAGTGTGAGTGTTACTGGGCTGCAGCTCACCAGTCGGCTTCATTTGGACCATTTACTGTCAGCAAT CAGGAGGAGACACATCCCAATGAAGATATAGTGGTGAGAAATCTGACCGTCACATTCCAGCAG gccAGCCGGTCAGTGATTCAGTATCAGTTCCTTTCGTGGCCGGATCATGACGTTCCCTACGAGAGTGCTGGAGTCctggacatgctggagagaacCAGGAGCAGCCATGGAGCCAACGTCTCACCTCTGCTGATACAttgcag cgCAGGCTGTGGGAGGACAGGAGTCATCTGTGCTCTAGACTACATCCATGACCTGCTGGTTACCAAG AAGATCACGTCGGACTTCAGCATCTTGAACATCGTCCTGGAGCTCAGGACACAGAGACCCTCAACAGTGCAAACTAAA GATCAGTTCCAGTTCATCTACACAGCTGCCATCTCTATGTTTGAACAATTCCTGCAGAGATCTGAGGAGCAGGTCtacagcaacctacag acaaagaaaaccacaacagctgcatcTTCCAGCAACAG ATTATCACAGCAGGTTGTCATGAATGATACGTACGCTGTGGTCAACAAGCCCAAACACGCCCATCCGCCGTCATCGGCTCCCACCTACTCAGCTGTACCCCCGTCCAGATCCAATATTGGAAGCAG GACAATGCCCACCTCCCATCACTATGACAACGACCCCAAGAGCGCGTCAGCTGCTCCCATCTACAGCACCGTCAAACCCCGAGCTAAACAGCAGAGCCTGCCACCCTCAATGACACCCATCTATGACATAGCATCACCAACCGGTCAAAAGCCTGGGGAGGGCTCAGACTATCAGCTGGTTGCAG TTAAGCAGTCTTCACTGGACGTTAATGATTATGAAGATATTTCCTCTTCAGTCTCCGATGTGACCAGTTTCTGTTCGCCTGGTAGCATCG ggTTTAACTGTCGGATTCAGAAGCCCAGAGGACCCAGAGATCCTCCAGCTGAGTGGACTCGGGTGGAGAGATGA